Proteins encoded together in one Telopea speciosissima isolate NSW1024214 ecotype Mountain lineage chromosome 4, Tspe_v1, whole genome shotgun sequence window:
- the LOC122658644 gene encoding exocyst complex component SEC3A-like, with protein MAKSSADDEELRRACETAINDGGGSKQNVVLSIRVAKSHGIWGKSGKLARHHMAKPRVLAISAKSKGQRTKAFLRVLKYSSGGVLEPAKLYKVKHLSKVEVIANDPSGCTFMLGFDNLRSQSVAPPQWTMRNIDDRNRLLLCILNMCKEILGRLPKVVGIDVVEMALWAKENTPTVTNQAKPEDGGPVAAVVTENDLTVTVEKDLVSQAEEEDMEALLGTYVMGIGEAEAFSERLKRELLALEAANVHAILESEPLIEEVLQGLESASICVDDMDEWLGIFNVKLRHMREDIESIETRNNKLEMQSVNNKALIAELDILLERLRVPSAYAACLTGGSFDDTHMLQNIEACEWLTGALRGLEVPNLDAACANMRAVREKRAELEKLKTTFVRRASEFLRSYFASLVDFMIGDKSYFSQRGQLKRPDHADLRYKCRTYARLLQHLKSLDKNCLGPLRKAYCGSLNLLLRREARDFANELRASTKASRNPTVWLEASAGSNQTVNNADTSNVSDAYAKMLTIFIPLLVDESSFFAHFMCFEVPALVPPGGPANGNKNGSNDDVNVDDLGIMDIDDNDSKAGKTSGELGTLNECLQDLLDGIQEDFYAVVDWAYKIDPLRCISMHGITERYLSGQKADAAGFVRLLLDDLESRISMQFSRFVDEACHQIERNERNVRQMGVLSYIPRFATLATRMEQYIQGQSRDLVDQAYTKLVSIMFVTLEKIAQTDPKYADIVLLENYAAFQNSLYDLANIVPTLAKFYHQASESYEQACTRHINMIIYYQFERLFQFARKIEELMYTITPEEIPFQLGLSKMDLRKMSKSSLSGVDKSISAMYRKLQKNLTSEELLPSLWDKCKKEFLDKYDSFAQLVAKIYPNETIQSVAEMKELLASM; from the exons ATGGCGAAATCGAGTGCAGACGACGAGGAGCTCAGGCGAGCTTGTGAAACCGCTATAAACGACGGCGGTGGTTCCAAACAGAATGTCGTCTTGTCGATCCGCGTTGCGAAGAGCCATGGAATATGGGGTAAATCGGGAAAATTAGCTCGTCATCACATGGCCAAACCTAGAGTTCTCGCCATCTCCG CCAAATCTAAGGGCCAGAGAACTAAAGCTTTTCTTCGTGTCTTGAAATATTCTTCTGGCGGAGTCCTTGAG CCTGCAAAATTGTACAAGGTAAAGCATCTTTCCAAAGTGGAGGTTATTGCAAATGATCCCAGTGGCTGTACATTTATGCTG GGATTTGATAACCTTAGGAGCCAGAGTGTTGCCCCCCCTCAGTGGACCATGCGGAACATTGATGATAG GAATCGTCTACTACTTTGCATCTTAAACATGTGTAAAGAGATTCTGGGTCGTCTTCCGAAGGTTGTTGGCATAGATGTCGTCGAGATGGCACTTTGGGCTAAG GAAAATACACCCACAGTCACCAACCAAGCAAAACCTGAAGATGGGGGTCCAGTTGCAGCTGTTGTTACAGAGAATGACTTGACAGTAACTGTCGAAAAAGATCTAGTTTCACAAGCTGAAGAAGAGGATATGGAGGCTCTTCTTGGCAC TTATGTCATGGGTATTGGTGAAGCGGAGGCATTTTCTGAAAGATTGAAGAGAGAACTTCTTGCTTTGGAAGCAGCAAATGTGCATGCCATTTTGGAAAGTGAACCTTTGATAGAGGAG GTATTACAGGGGCTAGAATCAGCATCAATATGTGTGGATGATATGGATGAGTGGCTGGGCATTTTTAATGTAAAACTCAGGCACATGAGAGAGGATATTGAATcg ATAGAAACTCGGAATAATAAGTTGGAGATGCAGTCTGTAAATAATAAAGCACTTATTGCGGAGCTTGATATACTTCTTGAACGGTTGCGTGTTCCTTCTGCG TATGCAGCATGTCTAACAGGCGGCTCTTTTGATGACACACACATGCTTCAAAATATTGAAGCATGTGAATGGCTAACGGGTGCTTTACGTGGACTAGAAGTACCTAATTTGGATGCTGCTTGTGCAAACATGCGAGCT GTTAGAGAGAAGCGTGCGGAGcttgaaaaattaaaaacaacatTTGTACGTAGAGCTTCTGAATTCTTGAGAAGCTACTTTGCTAGTTTGGTGGATTTTATGATAGGCGATAAGAGTTACTTCTCGCAG CGTGGACAGTTAAAGAGGCCTGATCATGCTGACCTGCGGTACAAATGCAGGACATATGCACGCCTTCTGCAACATTTAAAG AGCCTCGATAAAAATTGCTTGGGCCCATTGCGGAAAGCTTATTGTGGCTCCCTTAATTTGCTTCTTCGCCGGGAG GCCCGAGACTTTGCCAATGAGCTTCGTGCTAGCACAAAGGCATCAAGAAATCCAACAGTCTGGCTTGAAGCATCTGCAGGTTCCAATCAGACTGTGAACAATGCAGACACTTCCAATGTTTCTGATGCATATGCCAAGATGCTTACAATTTTTATACCCCTTCTTGTAGATGAG AGTTCATTCTTTGCACATTTCATGTGCTTTGAAGTTCCTGCACTTGTTCCACCTGGAGGTCCTGCCAATGGGAACAAAAATGGATCTAATGATGATGTAAATGTTGACGATTTGGGCATCATGGACATTGATGACAACGACAGCAAAGCTG GTAAAACTTCGGGGGAGCTGGGCACATTAAATGAATGTCTTCAGGACTTGCTTGATGGGATCCAA GAAGATTTTTATGCTGTGGTGGACTGGGCATACAAGATTGATCCTCTACGCTGCATATCAATGCATGGAATTACAGAGCGTTATCTTTCTGGTCAGAAAGCTGATGCAGCAGGATTTGTACGCCTTTTGCTTGATGACCTAGAGTCAAGAATTTCAATGCAGTTCAGCCGG TTTGTTGATGAAGCTTGCCACCAGATTGAGAGGAATGAGCGTAATGTTAGGCAGATGGGTGTCTTATCTTACATTCCAAG ATTTGCGACCCTTGCAACGCGTATGGAGCAGTATATCCAAGGGCAATCCAGGGATTTAGTTGATCAGGCTTACACAAAACTT GTTAGCATAATGTTTGTGACTTTGGAGAAAATTGCACAAACTGATCCAAAATATGCTGACATTGTGCTTTTAGAGAACTATGCAGCATTCCAGAACAG CCTTTACGACCTAGCCAATATTGTGCCCACACTTGCAAAGTTCTATCACCAGGCAAGTGAATCTTACGAACAGGCTTGTACACGTCACATCAATATGATCATATATTAC CAATTTGAAAGACTATTCCAGTTTGCTCGAAAAATTGAAGAATTGATGTACACGATCACACCAGAGGAG ATTCCTTTCCAACTTGGCCTATCAAAAATGGATCTCCGAAAGATGTCGAAATCTAGTTTATCTGGG GTTGACAAGTCCATCAGTGCAATGTATAGAAAACTACAAAAGAATTTGACTTCTGAAGAATTGCTGCCATCTTTATGGGATAAATGCAAG AAGGAATTTCTGGACAAGTATGATAGCTTTGCACAACTGGTTGCTAAGATTTACCCCAATGAGACAATTCAATCTGTAGCAGAGATGAAAGAGCTTCTTGCTTCTATGTAG
- the LOC122658645 gene encoding transcription initiation factor IIF subunit beta-like yields MIMGEKSSHENLLETAKADRAVWLMKFPSVVSRSWQSLTDSTRPLAKVVLSVDPLLSSDDDNSSPQLTMELNGNESGNVPERYSLDMSTDFIKCVFFSQTSQGKVSVEGKVLHKFDMKPHNKDIGYYGKLCREGTNKYMTKARQVQVIDDNRGVHMRPMPLGLLPSGAKDKQKTVSVKGSEMKRTRRDRGEMEDIMFKLFDRQPNWTLRQLIEETDQPEQFVKDLLKDLCFYNKKGTNQGS; encoded by the coding sequence ATGATTATGGGGGAGAAGAGCAGCCATGAAAACCTGCTGGAAACGGCCAAGGCAGACCGAGCGGTTTGGCTGATGAAGTTTCCATCGGTGGTCTCTCGGTCTTGGCAATCTCTCACTGACTCAACTCGTCCCCTCGCTAAGGTCGTACTCTCCGTCGATCCTCTCCTTTCTAGCGACGACGACAACTCTTCTCCACAGCTCACAATGGAATTGAACGGCAATGAATCTGGGAATGTACCTGAGCGTTACTCTTTGGATATGTCTACAGACTTTATTAAATGTGTGTTTTTTTCCCAGACAAGTCAAGGAAAGGTTTCAGTGGAGGGGAAAGTGCTACATAAATTTGACATGAAGCCCCATAACAAAGATATTGGGTACTATGGCAAACTTTGCCGTGAAGGGACAAACAAATATATGACCAAAGCCAGACAAGTGCAGGTGATTGATGACAATCGAGGAGTGCACATGAGACCAATGCCTCTTGGTTTACTACCCTCTGGAGCCAAGGATAAGCAGAAAACAGTGTCAGTGAAAGGATCAGAGATGAAAAGAACAAGGAGAGACCGTGGAGAAATGGAAGATATTATGTTCAAGCTCTTTGATAGGCAACCAAATTGGACTTTGAGGCAATTGATCGAGGAGACAGACCAGCCTGAACAATTTGTGAAAGATCTTCTAAAAGACCTTTGTTTCTACAACAAGAAGGGAACAAATCAAGGATCCTAG